The Apis mellifera strain DH4 linkage group LG13, Amel_HAv3.1, whole genome shotgun sequence genome includes a region encoding these proteins:
- the LOC408427 gene encoding piezo-type mechanosensitive ion channel component isoform X1, with the protein MSKYWLNVALIRVVLPLVFTACVVWRPVGLSLVYLALMLYSPHVPIPDSKTMAGHTGHYLKTCIGLSFLTTTSQITFHIVLLALPTYGHFLHNCEPMEVIFRHLGFVRLDSATEWEIFFWLTPELIVLPTSTIIYFICRFLSQKTITEEGDASLHQNIEASKKIVDGNIKIINFLGRIGTYVVLASLCIAASLKPSIEGGFYFLIFLGASTWWACNKELRKGFAKLCRILMAVVVLHILVLLSYQNQIPQELIPVNSTWQRYLALIPVYRINCSNPRYVEYTDYTDWLIYGYSLRLFWLYFVLALQSQFLSKKPNVAFTNEAFQAKKVKRLSGKLENLNTPLSRHVSIRRRTPSQRWQSARRKARLMRFGSGRTGLLQDSTGSVIVQDGHQDDNIQMQSLSDAGPDEQSGVIEHIIMAVYSIFQLIINSSYLATNIIMMTWSIMYHSWTTFALLLWALILWMVPNKRALMMKCSPFIVFYSMLLVIVQYVYSMDLTEEELPTQINGIKVSEIGFIKTDQLSCWHLVVKCLFLSMFWITMRQYTGERSRQRRSSALRDMVAPLHVSVSTATTAMNHEAPEIKSKFMLDVGILLKKLLTKFWIAVVTIMLFICGITGERMTVFRIIYMSLFLVLVITFQISWTVWRKMMYPFWLTVIGYSVIMLILVYTYQFHNFPEYWNYLHIDENLQKDIGLEKYEIKDLFVRLLTPTFFVIITVLQIHYFHKDFLEATDLEKFGLEDPNHQIERPSHSPMIVTMPPSSPEQIFLNDEKPKYTLKQLKHMSKIEFVALFSDITTHVKNFYNYIWLFFEIHMRKIIFISVMLLCVNDVCAINLIFVLISVIMINFRRSVQICTVNIVAAIIGILMVGKMLYQIQYINHSNWDINCTIVPENHRFSSNNTMYNIAEWFGIKKAEPGNLAELLKGYIGIIVVTTLRKIIRIRQCFYRKARGEPLDRPYVMFPSITRPNADEGIPQCLKFLFNYAFYKFGVEFCLIGIVALIATRLDFYSVLYGVWLLILFCLRRRVLCKIWPFFKFFIIILLPIQYAFVVAPPPWLCIDYPWEKSRILRVLQEWMYLPDPDFPPNARKLMCDFLLLMMIVRQSLVFKIEKRSEASGEEFPAGHNYSVYENIEKPNFVNPVKDYVSDAHTYLDIVKRGVLISLMWIALSIVFLAGTERTNLFSLGYLIGAFVFLWQGSDFYLRPVQTILTWWNLLIGYNVVVIFAKSLFQGVGCVMIEQMQMVACPFIQLFGIICVRKFKSPITDLIPEKLDCDVPEEDIGMIWDGLCFTFLLFQKRLFKSYYFFHIVNETKAMSILASRGAELLEELHQKRIEIQETIEKNVLQKLKFKMDQIKANQRKIQGPSYREPEIHAVDTLYPRTRPLYRVRAPKTNKEAIRSGDYYMFDELDDDDVTDMIPDTESEKREAEKQRELEQRGRRMTISELMNTLIKTDIEIATHVAKYGGTEKDALRLRRRSEPLTRKKSSMSYLSARSETAVATDAADVTSVETEEKDVEEREKTPEVEEDKKDEEEIPMKEERISIATYFNFLIVIINSTFISMTRYLNRFSRDYRYIRKVLTKEKKLLKAKPDLQMGIRLGINKMWQPMNFLKKESTNGNTEEIHDAGEGPSQPRPQEQSTLFSEISPVQHDDDRGELSEADQPPVIQFLASIWFAILSHSSLFCYFMVFLHQIKNASVLSIPLPLMVFFWGSLTIPRPSKTFWVTLIAYTEAIVIVKCIFQLEVLPWNRDPAPNNPLFTPRIMGVERKFNYALWDLLLLLVVFFHRFMLKSLGQWTSLSLKPRKIIPSTLTLVPSKPSERGQGEPVTLRHETKDNILTTPKGRILNLQPSVIDGESVRTSDEYEQLVAIQGEERSPMDEDFNKVMKLMIIKYTEPMKHFFHKIISPYGKEKTNVYAYMFLCDFFNFLLFIFGFSAFGTQQGDGGVATYLQENRVPMPFLLMLLLQFSLIIIDRALFLKKSILGKLIFHYFLILGIHIWMFFILPSVTERRFNERLPPQIWYMVKCFYLLLAAYQLRQGYPTRILGNFLCKNYSIINYVLFKGFMLVPFLFELRAVMDWIWTDTSMTIMDWFKMEDIFANIYQIKCMRGVETDFPQPRGEKKSQISKYLMGGAALFFMIGLIWFPLLLFALGGTVGISNLPYDVSMKIRIGPHEPIYSMSAQGQSIIEYSEFDYTRFVNLYAKDKTAMTFLENYIHSDVAAVRLSGFSRKLWNISPPDLEKLIEELRDNKTTVIVHVEWTVSRRTDAKDATGITTTIRDIKLKPYENKEFNPVRETLADILSNLTMPHTSTIILPYAFPKFLKVTGRTITIVPQLMMPKWLEIENDKKVKNNYLYRNISLSLSLEPDCCSHKKWWVVNEVCNDTLYENLLSRVPLNDCKYIMMYLFNDKTFPEGLSFISGLGILGLYTTAVIVISQMTRKVVTDLAPRIMFDDLPYVDRILRLCLDIYLVRESGELSLEEDLFAKLIFLYRSPETLIRWTRLPEEGERTDNEDQDDADEDAAISRQ; encoded by the exons ATGTCCAAGTATTGGCTGAACGTGGCCCTCATCAGGGTTGTCTTGCCGCTCGTCTTCACCGCAT GTGTAGTATGGAGGCCTGTAGGATTGTCACTAGTTTATTTGGCTCTGATGCTATATTCGCCCCACGTGCCAATACCGGACTCAAAAACAATGGCCGGCCACACGGGCCACTATTTAAAAACTTGCATCGGCCTGTCTTTTCTCACAACAACCAGCCAAATCACTTTCCACATAGTTTTACTGGCTCTGCCCACTTACGGACACTTCCTCCACAATT GCGAACCTATGGAAGTGATCTTCAGACACTTAGGTTTCGTAAGGCTAGATAGCGCGACCGAGTGGGAGATATTCTTCTGGTTGACACCAGAATTAATCGTCCTACCCACtagtacaataatatatttcatatgtcGTTTCCTATCGCAAAAAACCATCACCGAAGAAGGAGACGCCTCATTGCATCAAAACATCGAGGCCTCTAAGAAAATCGTAGATGGAAATATTAAG ATCATCAACTTCTTAGGACGCATAGGTACTTACGTGGTACTGGCATCGTTATGCATCGCAGCATCTCTGAAACCTTCGATCGAAGGCGGTTTCTATTTCCTCATCTTCTTGGGAGCTTCGACCTGGTGGGCGTGCAACAAAGAGCTTCGAAAAGGGTTCGCCAAGCTGTGCAGGATCTTGATGGCGGTCGTGGTACTTCATATCCTGGTTCTGCTCAGCTACCAGAATCAAATACCTCAAGAATTAATACCCGTGAACAGCACTTGGCAACGATACCTTGCCCTGATTCCCGTCTATCGAATCAACTGCTCGAATCCAAGATACGTGGAATACACCGATTATACAGATTGGCTGATTTACGGATACTCCCTGAGACTGTTCTGGCTTTATTTCGTTCTGGCGTTGCAATCACAGTTCCTCAGCAAAAAGCCG AACGTTGCTTTTACTAACGAGGCGTTCCAGGCAAAGAAAGTGAAACGTTTGAGCGGGAAACTGGAGAATCTGAACACTCCGTTGTCCAGGCACGTTTCCATCAGGAGAAGGACACCATCTCAAAGATGGCAATCGGCGCGACGAAAGGCTCGC TTGATGCGATTTGGGTCCGGGAGAACGGGGCTACTGCAAGATTCAACCGGAAGCGTCATCGTCCAGGATGGCCATCAGGATGACAACATTCAGATGCAAAGTCTCAGCGATG ctGGCCCAGATGAACAATCCGGAGTTATCGAGCATATCATCATGGCCGTATACTCGATCTTCCAgttgataattaattcgtcTTATCTCGCCACGAATATCATAATGATG ACGTGGAGTATAATGTATCACAGTTGGACAACTTTTGCACTCTTGTTATGGGCATTGATCCTTTGGATGGTCCCTAATAAACGGGCTTTGATGATGAAGTGTTCTCCCTTCATCGTTTTTTATTCGATGCTCCTTGTCATCGTGCAATACGTTTACAGCATGGATTTGACGGAGGAAGAATTACCAACGCAAATAAACGGGATAAAAGTGTCGGAAATCGGTTTCATCAAAACTGATCAGCTAAGTTGCTGGCATTTAGTGGtcaaa TGTCTATTTCTATCGATGTTCTGGATAACCATGAGACAATACACGGGCGAAAGATCGAGGCAGAGACGTTCCTCGGCGTTGAGAGACATGGTGGCACCGTTGCACGTATCTGTTTCGACAGCCACCACAGCGATGAACCACGAAGCCCCGGAAATTAAAAGCAAATTCATGCTGGATGTCGGtatacttttgaaaaaattgttgaccAAATTTTGGATCGCAGTGGTGACCATCATGCTGTTCATTTGCGGAATCACTGGTGAACGTATGACGGTGTTCAGGATCATTTACATGTCTCTCTTCCTTGTTCTAGTTATTACTTTCCAG aTATCTTGGACAGTTTGGAGAAAGATGATGTATCCATTCTGGCTCACAGTTATCGGTTATTCCGTAATCATGCTGATTCTTGTATATACTTatcaatttcacaattttccagaatattggaattatttgcATATCGACGAGAACTTGCAAAAAGATATCGGTTTAGAAAAATACGAGATTAAGGATCTTTTCGTTAGATTACTCACACCAACATTCTTCGTAATTATTACGGTCCTTCAGATCCATTATTTCCACAAAGATTTCTTAGAAGCGACCGATCTCGAGAAATTCGG actCGAGGATCCAAATCATCAAATCGAACGACCGAGCCATTCACCAATGATTGTAACCATGCCACCATCCTCCCcagaacaaatttttctcaatgacGAAAAACCTAAATACACGTTGAAACAGTTAAAAC acATGTCTAAAATAGAATTCGTAGCGTTGTTCAGCGATATAACGACgcatgtaaaaaatttctacaacTATATTTGgctctttttcgaaattcacaTGCGaaagatcatttttatttccgtGATGCTTCTCTGCGTCAACGAT GTCTGtgctattaatttaatattcgtctTGATATCAGTTATAATGATCAATTTTCGAAGAAGCGTCCAAATATGCACCGTGAATATAGTGGCAGCGATAATCGGTATATTAATGGTTGGAAAAATGCTGtatcaaattcaatatatcaatCACAGCAATTGGGATATTAATTGCACG ATAGTTCCAGAGAATCATCGATTTAGCAGCAACAACACTATGTACAACATAGCGGAATGGTTTGGAATAAAGAAAGCCGAGCCGGGAAATCTGGCAGAGTTGTTGAAAGGCTACATAGGGATCATAGTGGTGACTACTCTCAGAAAGATAATTAGAATTCGGCAATGTTTCTACAGAAAAGCTCGAGGAGAACCTTTGGACAGGCCTTATGTCATGTTCCCCTCAATCACCAGACCGAATGCTGACGAAGGAATACCACAATGCTTGAAATTCCTTTTCAATTACGCATTCTACAAGTTTGGCGTGGAATTCTGTTTGATAGGGATCGTGGCACTTATCGCTACCAGACTCGATTTCTATTCTGTTCTCTACGGTGTCTGGCTTTTAATATTGTTCTGTCTGAGGAGAAGAGTCTTATGCAAAATTTGGCCCTTCTTCAAGTTCTTCATCATAATTCTTCTGCCTATTCAATATGCTTTCGTCGTGGCACCTCCTCCCTGGCTTTGCATAG acTATCCATGGGAAAAGTCGAGAATTTTGAGGGTATTACAGGAGTGGATGTACCTGCCAGATCCTGATTTTCCACCTAATGCTAGAAAATTAATGT gtgATTTTCTGCTATTAATGATGATCGTCAGGCAGAGCCTCGTTTTCAAAATCGAAAAGCGGAGCGAGGCAAGTGGCGAAGAGTTTCCAGCCGGTCACAATTATTCCGTGTACGAAAACATAGAGAAACCAAACTTCGTTAACCCTGTGAAGGATTACGTGTCCGATGCTCACACTTATTTAGATATAGTGAAACGTGGCGTATTGATAAGTTTGATGTGGATCGCTTTATCGATCGTGTTCCTTGCTGGAACAGAGAGGACTAATCTGTTCTCGTTGGGTTACTTGATCGGCGCGTTCGTGTTCCTCTGGCAAGGAAGCGACTTTTACCTGAGGCCAGTTCAAACGATTTTAACGTGGTGGAACTTGTTGATCGGCTACAACGTGGTCGTCATATTCGCCAAGTCTCTGTTCCAAGGTGTCGGTTGCGTGATGATAGAGcag atGCAAATGGTAGCGTGTCCGTTCATTCAATTGTTCGGTATAATTTGtgtaagaaaattcaaaagtcCGATCACCGATTTGATCCCGGAAAAATTGGATTGCGACGTGCCCGAGGAGGACATAGGGATGATCTGGGACGGGTTGTGCTTCACCTTCCTATTATTCCAAAAACGATTGTTCAAGAGCTACTACTTTTTCCACATAGTCAACGAAACGAAAGCTATGAGCATCCTGGCGTCGAGGGGCGCGGAATTGTTGGAAGAGTTGCATCAGAAACGCATCGAGATCCAAGAAACCATCGAGAAGAACGTGTTGCAAAAGTTGAAGTTCAAGATGGACCAGATCAAGgcgaatcaaagaaaaattcaaggcCCCAGTTACAGGGAGCCAGAGATACACGCAGTCG ATACTCTCTATCCAAGGACACGGCCGTTGTACAGAGTTCGCGCGCCAAAGACCAACAAAGAgg CTATTAGATCGGGTGATTATTACATGTTCGACGAAttggacgacgacgacgtcaCCGACATGATCCCGGACACCGAGTCCGAGAAGAGGGAAGCGGAGAAACAACGCGAGTTGGAGCAACGCGGAAGAAGAATGACCATTTCCGAG TTGATGAACACGCTGATTAAGACAGACATTGAGATCGCGACGCACGTCGCCAAGTACGGAGGGACTGAAAAGGACGCGCTGAGACTACGTCGTCGGAGTGAGCCTTTAACAAGGAAGAAATCGTCTATGTCGTATCTCAGTGCACGTTCCGAGACCGCAGTGGCCACCGAT gcTGCTGATGTGACATCAGTAGAAACCGAGGAGAAAGACGTGGAGGAACGTGAGAAGACACCGGAAGTCGAGGAAGATAAGAAGGATGAAGAGGAAATACCgatgaaggaagaaagaatatcTATCGCGACGTATTTCAACTTTCTCATAGTGATAATTAATAGCACCTTCATCTCGATGACAAGATATCTGAATCGATTTTCACGGGACTACAGATACATTCGTAAAGTTttaacgaaagagaaaaaattattgaag gCAAAACCAGATCTACAAATGGGGATACGACttggtataaataaaatgtggcAGCCAATGAATTTTCTGAAGAAAGA ATCGACTAATGGAAATACCGAGGAAATTCACGATGCTGGTGAAGGTCCTAGCCAACCACGGCCGCAAGAGCAGAG CACACTTTTCTCCGAGATTTCACCTGTTCAACACGATGATGACCGTGGGGAATTATCGGAAGCCGATCAACCACCAGTCATACAATTCTTGGCGTCTATTTGGTTTGCAATTTTGTCGCATTCGTCTCTATTTTGTTACTTCATGGTATTCCttcatcaaattaaaaatgcgTCTGTTCTCTCCATCCCTCTACCTCTCATGGTATTCTTCTGGGGTTCGTTAACCATCCCTCGACCCTCGAAAACGTTTTGGGTAACGTTGATCGCGTACACCGag gcAATTGTTATAGTGAAGTGCATTTTTCAATTGGAAGTATTGCCTTGGAATCGAGATCCTGCACCGAATAACCCTCTCTTTACCCCTAGGATTATGGGGGTTGAacgcaaatttaattatgccCTGTGGGATTTATTATTGCTCCTCGTGGTGTTCTTCCAcag atttatgcTCAAGTCATTGGGTCAATGGACATCTTTGTCTTTGAAaccaagaaaaattattccttcgaCTTTAACTTTAGTTCCGTCTAAACCATCCGAAAGAGGCCAAGGAGAGCCTGTTACATTACGACACGAAACGAA GGATAATATTCTCACGACACCTAAGGGAAGAATTCTAAACCTTCAACCAAGTGTGATCGATGGTGAAAGTGTGCGAACCAGTGATGAGTACGAACAACTTGTCGCGATTCAAGGGGAGGAAAGGAGTCCTATGGACGAAGACTTTAACAAAGTTATGAAACTGAT gATCATCAAATATACAGAAccaatgaaacattttttccataaaatcaTTAGCCCATATGGAAAGGAAAAGACGAACGTATACGCGTACATGTTCCTCTGcgactttttcaattttttgctgTTCATTTTTGGATTTTCCGCATTTGGA acacaACAAGGTGACGGTGGTGTGGCAACTTATTTACAAGAGAATAGAGTTCCGATGCCGTTTCTATTGATGCTGCTATTACAATTCTCATTGATAATCATCGACAGAGCCTTGTTCCTAAAGAAATCGATCTTgggcaaattaattttccattactTCCTAATACTCGGCATTCACATTTGGATGTTCTTCATTTTGCCGAGTGTGACTGAAAG aCGATTCAACGAGAGGCTACCGCCTCAAATTTGGTACATGGTCAAGTGTTTCTATCTCTTATTGGCAGCCTATCAATTAAGACAAGGTTATCCAACGAGGATACTCGGTAATTTCCTATGCAAGAATTACAGTATTATCAATTACGTTTTATTCAAAGG ATTCATGTTGGTCCCATTCCTGTTCGAGTTGAGAGCAGTGATGGATTGGATCTGGACTGATACTTCCATGACAATAATGGATTGGTTCAAAATGGAAGATATCTTCgccaatatttatcaaatcaaa TGTATGCGAGGGGTAGAAACAGATTTCCCTCAACCACGAGGCGAGAAGAAGAGTCAGATAAGCAAATACTTAATGGGTGGTGCCGCTCTATTTTTCATGATCGGACTAATATGGTTCCCTTTGCTCTTATTTGCCCTCGGTGGCACCGTCGGCATCTCCAATCTACCATACGACGTTTCCATGAAAATAAGAATCGGCCCCCACGAGCCCATCTACTCAATGTCGGCGCAAGGCCAATCCATCATCGAATACAGCGAATTCGATTACACGAGATTTGTCAATTTGTACGCGAAAGACAAAACTGCGATGACTTTCCTCGAGAATTACATACATTCTGATGTTGCTGCTGTGAGATTGAGCGGATTCTCGAGGAAATTATGGAATATATCTCCGCCAGACTTGGAAAA ATTGATAGAGGAATTAAGAGACAATAAAACAACGGTGATTGTTCACGTGGAGTGGACGGTGTCTCGGAGGACAGACGCGAAAGATGCGACTGGAATAACCACGACAATTCGAGACATAAAATTGAAACCGTATGAAAACAAGGAATTTAATCCCGTGAGAGAAACGTTAGCCGATATACTTTCCAACTTAACCATGCCCCACACTAGCACTATCATATTGCCGTACGCTTTCCCAAAATTTCTGAAAGTAACCGGTCGTACCATCACCATCGTTCCGCAATTAATGATGC cGAAATGGTTGGAAATAGAGAacgataaaaaagtaaaaaataattatctgtaCAGAAACATTAgtctttctttatctttggAACCGGACTGTTGCTCGCATAAAAAGTGGTGGGTTGTCAATGAGGTATGCAACGACACTTTGTACGAAAATTTGTTAAGCAGGGTGCCTCTAAATGACTGCAAATACATCATGATGTATCTATTCAACGATAAAACGTTCCCCGAAGGATTGAGTTTTATCAGTGGATTAGG AATCTTAGGTCTGTACACTACGGCCGTAATAGTGATAAGCCAGATGACCAGGAAGGTGGTGACCGATTTGGCGCCAAGAATTATGTTCGATGATCTGCCCTACGTCGATAGGATACTTCGATTGTGCTTGGATATTTATTTGGTCCGTGAAAGTGGAGAGTTGAGCCTCGAGGAAGATTTGTTCGccaaattaatattcctttaTAGATCGCCAGAGACGTTGATCAG GTGGACAAGGCTTCCCGAGGAAGGGGAGAGAACTGATAACGAAGATCAAGATGACGCGGATGAGGATGCTGCGATATCTCGGCAATAA